A window of Candidatus Xiphinematobacter sp. Idaho Grape contains these coding sequences:
- the rplV gene encoding 50S ribosomal protein L22, with amino-acid sequence MQVKAVYKYARISAFKAREVIRSIRGLPALEAVGVLQLGALSKKASPLILRTLKSAIANARSNGNVGVLVVKEATVGEGPTFKRFRPKARGSAGPIRKRTSHITVVLSDAIEVKQKGQGMNREPLPGSPSEEVLDTSGSKHKRGA; translated from the coding sequence ATGCAGGTAAAAGCAGTATATAAGTATGCAAGGATCTCAGCGTTCAAAGCGCGTGAAGTGATTCGTTCCATTCGTGGCCTGCCTGCACTTGAGGCCGTAGGTGTCCTGCAACTAGGCGCGCTCTCTAAGAAGGCGTCTCCGTTGATTCTTAGGACGCTCAAGAGTGCGATCGCAAATGCTAGAAGCAACGGTAATGTAGGTGTTCTTGTGGTTAAAGAGGCTACAGTAGGGGAAGGGCCGACTTTCAAAAGGTTTCGGCCAAAGGCGCGCGGCAGTGCTGGTCCAATCCGGAAGCGTACTAGCCACATTACCGTCGTTCTGAGCGATGCAATCGAGGTGAAACAAAAAGGGCAAGGGATGAATCGGGAACCACTTCCTGGAAGTCCGTCCGAGGAAGTTCTAGATACAAGCGGGTCTAAACATAAGCGGGGGGCTTGA
- the rplW gene encoding 50S ribosomal protein L23, whose protein sequence is MTKEAQNPVRGVLFTEKATLLSSKSNQYTFRVLPSANKIQIRQALRQLFNKKILAINTMSCSGKRKRGYRSSKFGRKANWKKAIVTLSSVEKLDFT, encoded by the coding sequence ATGACGAAAGAAGCACAAAATCCAGTTCGTGGCGTGCTTTTTACAGAAAAAGCGACCCTCCTCTCCAGCAAATCGAACCAGTATACCTTTCGTGTTCTGCCATCCGCTAACAAAATTCAAATTCGGCAGGCGCTCAGGCAGCTTTTTAACAAAAAGATATTGGCTATCAATACGATGAGTTGTTCCGGAAAGAGAAAACGTGGATACCGGTCTAGCAAGTTTGGCCGCAAGGCGAACTGGAAAAAGGCCATAGTTACACTGAGTAGTGTGGAGAAGCTCGACTTTACGTAA
- the rpsC gene encoding 30S ribosomal protein S3 — MGQKIHPKLFRLPLTRDWASRWFAPKKDYAESLLGDERIRRYLKKKLRGAAVSRSVVERAWNSLRVTIHTARPGVVIGRRGVEIEKMTQEISDMAMGKQVKIDIVEIKRPDLDAQLIAENIASQLERRISFRRAMKKAVQTTMDAGALGIKVRCAGRLGGAEIARTEWTRVGMVPLHTLRIPIDYGFSEANTVAGKIGVKVWLCRKEEKTKAEVI; from the coding sequence ATGGGGCAAAAAATTCATCCAAAACTCTTCCGGTTACCTCTCACGCGAGATTGGGCCTCGCGTTGGTTTGCCCCTAAGAAGGATTATGCTGAATCCCTGCTAGGGGATGAAAGAATTCGTCGGTACCTGAAAAAAAAGCTAAGGGGGGCCGCAGTTTCTAGGAGTGTTGTCGAGCGGGCCTGGAACAGCTTGCGTGTCACAATCCACACAGCACGACCAGGGGTAGTTATCGGACGTAGAGGGGTTGAGATTGAGAAAATGACTCAAGAAATCTCGGATATGGCGATGGGTAAGCAGGTAAAGATCGACATTGTGGAAATCAAGCGTCCTGACCTGGATGCGCAGCTCATAGCGGAAAATATTGCTTCCCAGCTGGAACGCCGTATTTCTTTCCGTCGTGCTATGAAAAAGGCAGTACAAACTACTATGGATGCAGGAGCTCTAGGCATCAAAGTGCGATGTGCAGGGCGCCTGGGGGGGGCGGAAATTGCCAGAACAGAGTGGACGCGGGTCGGAATGGTTCCACTGCACACTTTGCGAATTCCTATCGATTATGGATTTAGTGAGGCTAACACAGTAGCTGGTAAGATCGGCGTCAAAGTGTGGCTTTGCAGAAAGGAAGAAAAAACCAAGGCGGAAGTGATCTGA
- the rpsS gene encoding 30S ribosomal protein S19 — MGRSLKKGPFVEWKLLEKIDDLNSSGTRKSIKTWSRKSTITPDFVGHTFNVHNGKVFVPVFVTENMVGHKLGEFSPTRIFRKHGSHTAKATK, encoded by the coding sequence ATGGGCAGATCACTTAAAAAAGGGCCATTTGTTGAATGGAAGCTTCTTGAAAAGATCGATGATTTGAATAGCAGTGGGACGAGGAAATCCATTAAGACATGGTCCCGGAAGTCTACTATCACCCCTGACTTTGTCGGACACACTTTTAACGTCCACAATGGAAAGGTCTTTGTTCCAGTCTTTGTCACGGAGAATATGGTTGGCCACAAGCTAGGTGAATTTTCTCCCACCAGGATTTTTAGGAAGCATGGCTCGCACACCGCCAAGGCAACCAAGTAG
- the rplB gene encoding 50S ribosomal protein L2, which translates to MALKTFHPLTPSLRFKVLPKFDEITKVWPEKSLTLPLKRTGGRNNQGRLTSRHRGGGHKKRLRVVDFRRYKLGEAKVLAIEYDPNRSARVALLEYVDREKAYILAPAALRVGQKVVAGDKADPTVGNALPLRSIPLGTPIHNIELVPGRGAKLVRSAGVQAFLANREGGAAFIKLASGEIRKISEKCFATIGRVGNVDHMSISSGKAGRSRWLGHRPHVRGVAMNPVDHPMGGGQGKSKGGGGRHHPVSPWGQLAKGFKTRRKHKPSSRFIVQQKLRNK; encoded by the coding sequence ATGGCTCTAAAAACCTTCCATCCCCTCACTCCGTCTCTGCGTTTTAAGGTACTCCCCAAATTTGATGAGATTACCAAGGTCTGGCCTGAAAAGTCCCTGACTCTTCCTCTGAAGAGGACTGGCGGTCGTAACAACCAGGGGAGGTTAACCAGTCGTCACCGTGGTGGTGGACACAAAAAGAGGTTGCGAGTTGTCGATTTCAGACGTTACAAGCTGGGGGAAGCAAAGGTGTTGGCAATTGAGTATGATCCCAATCGCAGTGCGCGCGTTGCCCTGCTGGAGTACGTGGACAGGGAAAAAGCTTACATCTTGGCTCCGGCAGCTCTTCGAGTGGGACAGAAGGTGGTGGCAGGGGACAAAGCAGATCCTACTGTTGGCAATGCGTTGCCTCTAAGATCCATCCCTCTTGGGACTCCCATCCATAATATTGAGCTAGTCCCTGGGCGTGGTGCCAAGCTCGTGCGTAGCGCCGGGGTACAAGCTTTTCTAGCTAATCGGGAAGGAGGGGCTGCTTTCATTAAACTTGCGTCTGGTGAGATACGAAAAATCAGTGAGAAGTGTTTTGCGACGATTGGGCGAGTAGGTAACGTCGATCACATGAGTATTTCTAGCGGAAAGGCCGGGCGCAGCCGCTGGTTGGGGCACAGGCCACACGTGCGCGGGGTAGCTATGAATCCAGTGGATCATCCCATGGGAGGAGGACAAGGTAAGAGCAAAGGCGGTGGCGGACGTCACCATCCCGTCAGTCCATGGGGCCAGCTTGCTAAGGGATTTAAAACAAGGCGGAAACATAAGCCTTCTAGTCGCTTTATCGTGCAACAAAAGCTGAGAAATAAATAG
- the rplP gene encoding 50S ribosomal protein L16, which translates to MPLVPKRVKYRKVQRGSRAGTASRNLKIDFGEFGLQTLERAWITNVQAEAARIAMTRNMKRKGKLWIRFFPDKSVTARPPETRMGKGKGQPAYWVAVVRPGNILFEVDGVSESIARESLRLAANKLPVRTRFVVRHHAVKLMSTAN; encoded by the coding sequence ATGCCACTAGTGCCAAAACGCGTAAAGTATAGAAAAGTTCAACGTGGGAGCCGTGCAGGGACAGCGTCACGTAATTTGAAGATCGATTTCGGTGAATTTGGGTTGCAAACCCTGGAGCGGGCCTGGATCACGAATGTTCAGGCTGAGGCTGCACGTATCGCAATGACACGGAATATGAAACGGAAAGGGAAGCTCTGGATTCGTTTTTTTCCGGATAAATCTGTCACAGCACGTCCTCCTGAGACCAGAATGGGAAAGGGAAAAGGCCAGCCCGCATATTGGGTGGCTGTCGTACGCCCAGGTAACATCCTTTTTGAAGTGGATGGTGTGTCGGAGTCCATTGCTAGGGAATCTTTGCGCCTTGCCGCCAACAAATTGCCGGTACGCACTCGCTTTGTTGTCCGTCACCACGCAGTAAAACTGATGAGTACTGCTAACTAG